Sequence from the Deltaproteobacteria bacterium IMCC39524 genome:
GATGGTTGCAGCGTGCCGTACCAAGCTATCTGCCCGTTCTCCATCATGGTTCCTAAAGGCTTCGATCATATTGCGGTGCTCTTCCACTGATATTTCCATACGGCCGGGCTGTGAAAGAGACGCCAGGCGCAGGCGCTTGAACCTCATCACCAGCTGGTTAATCATCTCGTAGAGTTTATCGTTACCGGCCGCCTTGATAAAGAGATCGTGAAACTCATTATGCACACGGAAAAAGCTCTTGACGTCACCCTCCACGGCGATCTTCTTAAGCCGCTCGTTAATTGATTCGAGCCGATCGATATCTTTCACGGTCAGTTTTTCTGCTGCCATCTTCGCAGCAAAACCTTCAAGGAGAATCTT
This genomic interval carries:
- a CDS encoding GntR family transcriptional regulator; translation: MRKKPIERHQTLREKILEMIRDAILKGTMKPGERVSEPELAERFGISRTPIREAFRQLESEGYLVVVPRKGAVVASLSERDIEEFYAIKILLEGFAAKMAAEKLTVKDIDRLESINERLKKIAVEGDVKSFFRVHNEFHDLFIKAAGNDKLYEMINQLVMRFKRLRLASLSQPGRMEISVEEHRNMIEAFRNHDGERADSLVRHAATIGAGVLIQSMSEAETVANNAESA